The Anaerotignum propionicum DSM 1682 sequence AACCATAACGCCCAGTTAATCCATGACTGCAAGATAACAGCTTTCATGGAACTGATAGACGGGCTTTCCGGAGAGCATGCACTTGTATTTTATGGGTATCAGCATGAGAAGGACAGGCTGTTGAAAGAACTTTCTAAAACAAAACTTCGGGTGAGAGTTTTTGGTGGGGCAGATGATGAAACGGATTGGAATAACGGTGAGATTGATGTTTTGTTAGCCCATCCCATGAGTACCGCATACGGACTTAATCTTCAGGATGGAGGACACCACGTAATCTGGTATGGGCCAACATGGAGCTTGGAGCAGTATCAGCAGGCAAATAAAAGACTGCATCGACAAGGGCAGAAAAAGCCGGTTATCATTCACCATTTGATTGCAGAGGAAACGGTGGACGAGGATGTTATCAAGGCTTTGGATAATAAGAGTGGCACCCAAGAGGCGTTACTTGGAGCATTGAAAGCGAGAATTGAAAAATATAAGGGGGCTTCATTTTGAAAATGGCGGATTACAGCAGGGGCAGGAATGACGGCCTTGCCCTTGCATTGAAAATTGTAAAAGAGGACGGCATTGAAGCGCTGGAGAAGGAAATAAAGTTTCGGGGCGTTAGTAATATACATACACCGTTAGCACAAAAGGATTTGGAAAAAGCACTTGCCCCTATCAAGGAGCACACGATTGCAACAATGTTGGCAATGTCCATTCATGTTTTATACGATGAATTTGACTTTCGTACGGTTCGGCTAAATCGTTTCAGGGACAGATTCAATAGCAAAGTAGACTGTCTCCTTGATGACATGGTGACTTGGGGTGACATTGTGAAAGATATTCAGGAGAAAACAAAGATGGTGATTGCAATACCACATAACGAGTAAGGAGCTGAATGGATTGCTTAGAAAAGAATTGTTGTACGGTGTTATCTTTTTAGTCGGGGATGAAATGAATGCGGCTAACCGCAAGTTTCCGTTGTTTGCATCTAACCATGAGGGTTATGCCGTAATCAAAGAGGAAATTGAGGAGGCTGTTGAAGAGTGCAATTTGACGGTTGACAATTTAGAAATCCTGTGGAGCGTAATTCGTGAGAATGGTGCAGGATTGGAATCCGTGAGTTACATAAAGCAGCATGCAATAAAGGCAGCAGCTGAATTTATTCAGGTTGCGGCAATGTGTGAGAAGTATTTACTCAGTACCGGTAAAAGATAATACCAGAAAGGGGTAAGAGGTTTGCGGCCGCTATAAATCCGGATTTACTCCTGTGATGATATGGGACAAGAATTATTTAATGCCAATATGGATCTTGCTTATTTTATCTTGAGAAGGTATTTTCCGTGGTATGGCAATGATGAAGATGCAAAGCAAATTTGCTTGATCGGGCTTTGGAAAGCAAGTGAAAAATTCAATCCGGATAAAGGATTTGAGTTTTCAACTTTTGCTGCAAGGGTAATCATGAATCAAATGCGCATGTTTCTTAGGGACCAAAGGAAGAGAAATAAAATCAAGTATGTTGATAATATTGCGTATTTTGAGGGTGAACAGTTCGACGTTTTAGAAACAATCCCGGATAAGTATGAGGGGGAGGTTTCTTTGGGGTTTTGCTTTAAAGAGCTGTCGGAAAAGTTAAATGAGAGGGAAACACAAGTTTTGCAATTGAAGATCAAAGGGTATAACCAGACGGAAATTGGGAATAGGTTGAATTTATCACAGGTAACGGTATCTAGATGTTTGAAGCGCATTGTAAGTAAGTTGTAGAGGGTTATTTGTTATGAACAACAATCCAGGAAAATGAAAAAAGCCACCCAAAAGGGTGGCCATGTAGAAGGCTTAGTTAGCACAAACATTGACAGCACGTGTTTTACGGCTATCTCTGGGATCTGCTTCTGTATCGAAAGTTACTGCCTGGCCTTCATTTAAAGATTTGAAACCATTTGTCTGGATGGAAGAGAAATGTACAAATACATCTTCTCCGCCGTTAGCGGGTGTGATAAAACCAAAACCCTTATCTGCATTAAACCATTTTACTGTACCGTTATTCATAATCAGTACCTCCTAAAAAATATTATCTCGGGCATATAAATAAAAAAAGTTCTCAAGCATTAGTCAGATAATAATTATCGACTAGGACTTAAGAACGAATAATCATATATACGAAATTAAACTTAGTATACACCAATAAAAAAGGATTGTCAAGAAATATTTTACAGAAATGAAATGGATTTATTGATTAATGTGTTTTGAGAGGTGATTAAGTGAGTTGGAAGAATAAAAAAATAATACTAAAGACGATGGTGTGGTGCGGAATTTATAGCGCATTAGGAGGCTTATGGCAGGCATTAGAATACATGATTTATGGACAAGCAATCTCAAGCTATGAAGATACGGTTGTAGGAATAATTGTTACTTTTGCAATTTATAAGCTTTTTATGAATGGGATTTCATTTGAATAGTGAGGTGATGTTGTTGGGGAAAGAATTATTAACGCAGTATGCTGATCTTCAAGCGGAAATTGAGGATTTGCAACGGAGAATCAGAAAAACCGAATGCCAGATTGAACGAATACAGGCTGGTGGTACCGTGTTGGATTCTGTAAAAGGGACAAGGAAAGATGGCACCATTGGAAATATCCGTATCGAAGGATTCCCTGTGGTTAGCCAGGACGAAAAATTAGAACGGCTATATCGTTACAAAACCCAGCTGCGTAATTCTGAAAAGCGAGCTGCAGAGTTAGTAAGTGAAATCGAGAAATACATAAATTCTATTGAGGATTGTCGCATGAGAAGGATTATCAGATACAGGTTTATAGATAAGCTTTCATGGAATGCTGTAGCAGATAAGATGGGTGGGAACAACACAGAGGATGGAATGAGGATGGCTGTTTCTAGATTTTTTGAAAAAAAGTAAAAGTTGTTCGGTATGTTCGTTTTCAATATAGTACAATGGTACTAGTAAGAAGTGTATGATTTGATAAACCCTCCTCGGGAAAGGGCATCGAAAGGTGTCTTTTTCTGTGGAGATAACTTTATCTGAAAGATATACTTCTGGAAAATTTTGTGTTATACTAAAAATAAAGGCGGTGTTTAATATGGGTGACAAAAGTCCGAAAAATAAAGAGGCAAAGAAGAAAAAGGAAACTGTAGACAACACTGGCAGCACTGTAAAACAAGGTGGAAAGAAAAAGAAAAAAACGTATGAATAACAGATAAACCGACATCTAACCGTGTCGGTTTTTTCATGATATTATAATAACGTGAAAATTTAACAACTCCCCTTATGGGCATTGGCGGAAGCTGGTGCCCTAAACTTTTCGACAAATGGTAGGAATTTACTGTTTTGCGTCGAAAACTATAGAGTAAAGAAAAAACAGGAGGGGTTATGATGAAATATCAAAGATTGAAAAACATGATTTTGGGAGCTATGGTTGCAACATTAATAGTTGGAACTGCACCCACTGCTTTCGCAAAGGAGAGCAAAATGAACATTCCAGTCAGTTTCAATAACATTAAAGTTGTTATTGATGGTAAGGAGCTAAAAACTGACAAAGAGCCTTTCACATATGAGGGGACAACTTATTTGCCTGTTAGAGCGGTAGCTGAGGCTGTTGGCAAGGATGTAAAATGGGATAGTAAAACGCAGACGGTAATTTTAGGTGAGGCAAGCCAAATTGCAAATAAATCAGAGACGAAAACAGTAAGTAGAACTATTGGTAACCTATCTTTTGCAGTTCCAGAAACATGGAAAGAAGAGAAAGCTGATGAGTCATTTACCTATTATCTTAATGATGGAGTTATCTTAATGGAAAGTTGGCGTGATTCAGAGTATGACGAACTTGAGAATGGAGAAATTGATGGTTTTTTAACTGGATTTCTAAAATCTGATAAAGCTATTGATAGTAATAGTAATAAGTATAATAAAAAGAATTTTACAATTGGTGATATTAAGGGCAAAAAAGTTGATATAAATGTTGAAAAACAATACAACGGAGTTAATGTGAAAGTAAAATCTGGTTATTTTATTGAGTCTGGAGCAAACATTGTTTTTGTAATGTATTGCAGTACAAAAGATAGTAGTGAATCAGATAAACAATTAGAAAATATGATAGCATCGTTCAAGCAAAAATAGTTGAACAGAAAGCACTTATTATCTGATAGGTGCTTTTTTAATGCGAAGAAAGTGAGGTGGTATTATTGACCGAAAAACAGAAACGATTTGCAGATGAATATTTGATCGACCTTAATGCCACCAGAGCGTACAAAGTGGCTTATCCCAATGTGAAAAAGGATGATGTAGCAGCTCAGGCAGGTAGTAGATTGTTGAGAAATGTCAAGGTATCGGCGTATATCGAAAAACGCATAAAGGAACGGGAAAAACGTACTGAAATTACGCAGGATATGGTCCTTCGTGAGTTAGCTTCTATTGGATTTGCTAACGGTTCCGACTTTGCTAAGGTTATTGAAAAGATAGCAAAAGATGAATTTGGTAACACCATCATTGATCCAGAAACGGGCAACCCTTTGAAATACAAAACGGTGGATTTAACCCTTACTGATGAGCTGCCAGAGGAAAAGAAGAGGGCACTTGCCGGTATAAAACACGGTAAGTATGGAGTGGTTGTGGAGACTTGTGACAAAGTAAAAGCTCTTGAGCTCCTTGGAAAGCATTTAGGAATGTTTGAAAAGAGTGATAATTACCAAGAAGCTCTTGAAAAGTTAGATGTTATTCTGGAGGGAATTAATCATGCAGCTAAGTGATAAACAAAAGGAATTTTGGAACAATGCTGAATCCCGCTGGAATGTAAAATCAGGGGCTACACGAAGCGGCAAGACGTACATGGATTATTATGTGATACCGAAACGCATTCGGGCTGTGGTAGGCAAGGACGGGCTTGTGGTTATCCTGGGCAACACAAAGGGTACGTTACAGCGCAATATCATTGAACCCCTTCAGAACATTTGGGGAATGCAGCTTGTCTCTGATATTCGTTCTGACAATACGGCGATGCTATTTGGGGAAAAGTGTTACTGTCTAGGCGCTGATAAAATAAATCAAGTAAACCGCATACGAGGATCCAGCATAAAGTATTGCTACGGTGACGAGGTAGTGACCTGGCATCCGGATGTTTTCAATATGCTTAAGTCTCGTTTGGATAAAAGTTATAGCAAGTTTGATGGTACGTGCAACCCTGAGGGACCCAATCATTGGTTTCACAAGTTCCTGCAAAGTGATGCGGATTTATATTTGCAACAGTACACGATTGATGATAACCCTTTCAATTCAAAAGAGTTTGTGGAAAACCTGAAAAAGGAGTACAAGGGTACCATTTTTTACGACAGATACATACTTGGGCTATGGGTTGCGGCAGAGGGTGCAATTTATCGCTTATTTGCCGATGATACGGAAAGGTTCATCCTAAAAGAAAAGCCTAAGGTAGCATTTGCAACAATCGGCGTTGACTTTGGTGGGAATGGATCTGCCCATGCTTTTAGTTGCACCGGCTTTACACAGTCCATGAAAGAAGTTGTGACATTAGAAGAATACTACAGAAAAGAAATTATCAGTCCTACTCAGCTTGAGCAGGACTTTGTTGATTTTGTGGAAATGTGCAAATCAAAGTACAAGGTTGCAGAAGCTTACTGCGACAGTGCCGAAACAACGCTGATCCAAGGGCTTAGAAATGCTTGTGCCAAGAAAGGAATAGCAATCTCAATAAAGTCGGCAATGAAAAAAGAAGTAAATGACAGAGTTAGATTTTATTGCAGGCTGATGTCCTCGGATCGTTACAAAATATCTAAAAACTGCATCTACACCATAGAGGCTTTTCGGACTGCTTTGTGGGATAGTAAATATATAACAAAGGACAAAAGGCTGGACGATGGCACAACAAATATTGACAGCCTTGACGCCCAGGAGTACAGCACAGAGCCATATATGAAAGCAATTATGAGTATATAAGGGGGTGATAGGGTGCAAGCAATTTTACAGTATTTAAGTAGAGAAGGATATGACTCTGTTGACAACAGCTATTATGCAAAGATTGCTTTATGGCTTAGCTGGTACAAAGGCAAGGTTGTACAGTTTCACAACTACAGGCAGTACAACGGCATGAAGAAAATAAACAGAACCAGAAAAACCTTGGGTATGGCCAAAAAGGTATGCGAGGACTGGGCGAACCTTGAGCTAAACGAAAAAGTCAGTATTGTAATCGATAATCAGAGTATCAACAATGCCGTTCACGATGTACTGGAAGCCAATAACTTTCGTATAAAAGGAAATCAGCTACTTGAAATAGCCTATGCCCTAGGTACAGGGGCATTTGTGGAATACCTGGATGGTGAAAAGATTTGCATTGACTATATTCGTGCAAGCATGATTTATCCTCTACAATGGGACAACGGCGAGATATTAAGCTGTGCTTTCGCTAGTGAGCGAGTCAATGGCAAAAAGAAACTGGTATACCTGAACATTCATGAAAGGCAGGAAAATGGATTCTATATTATCAAGAATCGTATGTTTGAGAGGAACGGAAACAATCTAACCGCCGTGGAGCTCCCCGAAGGGTTAGTGGAGGAATACAACACGGGGAGTAGCGTCCCTTGGTTTCAGGTGATTACTCCAAACATTGTGAACAATGTGGATTTAGATTGTCCTATGGGTGTTTCTGTTTACGCCAATGCAATAGATCAGCTTGAAGGCGTGGATTTGGTGTATGACAGTTACTTAAATGAATTCCGCTTAGGGAAAAAGCGTATTATCGTGCCCAATACCATGGCTAGAATGATGATTGAGGACAGCGGCACTGTGGGCCCTCTCTTCGATGATAATGACACAGAGTTTTATTCACTGGGTATCGAGGGAGAAGAGAATCAAAAGATACAGGAAATCAACATGGAAATCAGAGCTGATGCGCACGAAAAGGCAATCAGCAGAGCATTGAGCTTATTATCGGATAAGTGCGGACTAGGTGAAGACCGATATAAATTTGAGAATAGCGGTTTGAAAACAGCAACGGAAGTGGTTAGCGAAAAATCTGAGTTATATCAAAATCTCAGGAAGCATGAACTTATTCTTGAAGGGGCTTTGATTCATTTAGTTAAGGCCATTGCAACCATGCTTGGGTATCGGAATGAAATACAAGTAACGATTAACTTTGACGATAGCATTATTGAGGATACGGCTGCGGAGAAACAGCAGTTTCTACAGGAAATAAGGGATGGGATTCGGCAAAGGTGGGAATATCGAGTACGGTTCTTTGGTGAAACGGAGGAAGAGGCAAAGGTAAATGTTACAGATTCACAGAGCAACAATATGCTGATGGGGTTTGGTGATGAATAATGCTGAAACCAAAGTATATTGAACAGCTTCCCGAAAATCTAATTGAGCTGTACAGTCAGTTGGAGCAAGATATTCTTGCCGATATGGCAAGGCGCTTAAGTACTTATGATTATTACATACCTGCGGCACAATGGCAGCGAGATAAGCTAATTGAATTGGGTAATTTTGAGGACTGGATCATAAAAGCCTTAGCCAGCAGAACGGGCATGACTCAGGAAGAAATAAAAGCCCTAATGGAAGAAGCGGGCATGAAAGCCCTAAAGTTTGATGATAGAATTTATAAAGCTGCAGGGCTTAACGTTCCTCCCATTTCTGCCTCCCCTGCTTTGCTGGATGTGATTAACACTGGGATAAGAAAAACAAACGGACTGTTTGAGAATTTGACCAATACAACTGCCGGTACTGCAACAAAGCAATTAGAAAATGCCTTGGATCGGGCGTATATGCAGATTATAAGCGGTGCATTCGACAAGGAAACCAGTGTTAGAAATGCTATAAAGGACTTGGCTCGTTATGGTGTTGGATCCATTACATATCCCACAGGTAAGATAGACAGCTTGGAAACAGCAGTAAGACGAGCTGTTGTTACCGGAGTGAATCAGACGGCGTTAAAACTGCAAGAGGCAAGAGCGGAGCAAATGGGCAGTGACCTTGTGGAGACCACCGCCCACGCCGGTGCCAGACCTTCTCATGCGGAATGGCAGGGAAAAGTATTCAGCTTAAGCGGCAAGAGTAAAAAGTATCCTGATTTTAAAAGCTCCACGGGTTATGGAACAGGCGCAGGTCTTGGAGGATGGAACTGCCGACATAGCTTCTATCCGTACTTAGAGGGTTCTCCAAGAGCATACACGAATGATGAATTAAAGGGCTACAATTCAAAGAACGTGGAGTATAATAGGAAGAAAATGACGGAGTATGAAGCTTCACTGCAACAACGAAGCATTGAACGAAATATACGGCGTTGGAAGCGTGAGAAAAAAGCCATGGAAGCCGCTGGGCTACCCACAGAGGAGGCAAGTGCAAAAATATCTAAGTGGCAGGCGGCTCAAAGAGATTTCATTGACCAGACGGGACTAAAACGACAGTATAACAGGGAACAAATTTACACGAATGGTGTTGTAAAGTCAGGAAAAGATAGTATAATAAGATTAAATAAAGATGCTGAAGAATATCTTAAAACCCTTGATTTTTCGCAAATGGATAGGTACAAGGGAAAGCTTAGCAATAGAGCGGTTCGAAAGTGGTATAAACACCATGATGAAAGCATTTTGAGTTCTATTGACCAGCAGTTGCCTTTGGAAGAACGTGCACGTAAAGCTTGTAGTTTAAGAATTCAATATCGTGAGCAGGCCAGACAATTAATGCGTGATGAGGTTGCAAGGAAAGAGCTTCAGGAGAAATTTCCAAGCAGAACATTTGAACAATTGGTTGCGCATAAGAAAAAGAAGTATGGGTTATCTGATGAAGAAGCTTATCAGGACATTTTGAGAAGCAGTCAAACCACAAATAAGGACTTTGATGAAAAGGCGGGTGTTTGATTATGAAAACCTATAGAGATATTCAAGGTGAACTGTTTATACTAGGACCTTGTAACTTCAACAGAGAAGATGAACGGGTTCTATTTCATAATATTTTAAAAAGCTTAGGAGATCATCAAGGAATCACTCTGGAAAAAGTAAGGTCGTTGCCTTATTGTGATATTGTAGATGGACATTGCGAAAAAGGAGATTTCTTTGTTTCTTTAGATCTGAACGATGGCTGTGAAATTAAAAGTAAAAATAGTTATGTGCTTGATTTTTTGGAAAAGCTGTTACATTAAACCACTTAAACAAACGTTTGAGTGGTTTTTTCATATAATAAATTAGGGGGTGATACCAAAATGAAAAAGTTACCAATGGGCTTGTAGCGTGGAGGTGATCCCTTTTATCTCGTCTTTGAGTACAGACGTTAAACAGGCTCTTTTTTGATGCAGAGACTTCGCTTGCCTGAGCGATATACAGGCGAGGCACGAGAAACGCAACCTCGTAGAAAAGCGTAGCCTAGGAAGGAGAAAATATGAAACGTGATTTTTTAGAGGGCATGGGGCTTTCAAAGGAAAATGTGGATAGTATCATGGCCGAAAATGGGAAAGACATCAAAGCAGTACAAGACGAGCTCACTACTGCAAACACAACAATTACAACCCTGAAAAACACTGTGGCCAAGTTTGATGGGGTTGATATTGAAAAGCTTAAGGGTGATGCTGCCACTTGGGAAAAGAAATACAACGATGATATTCATGCATTAAAACTCAATTCTGCACTGGAAACTGCTTTGGTTGGTGCAAAGGTAAGGGATGCAAAAGCTGTAAAGCCATTCTTAAACATGGAGCTGATTAAACTGGATGGTGACAAGCTTTTGGGATTCGAGGAGCAGTTAAAGAGCGTAAAAGAAACAAAAGGTTTTCTGTTTGAGGAGGATATAAAGCCTGCCTTTAAAACAGGTATCAAACAGTCAGGCACAGACGGTGGAAATGATAAAAAAGAAGAAGCGAACGCAGCATTAAGAGCTGCATTTGGAAAAGGAGAGTGAAATAATTTATGCCAATTTCAAGAGAACA is a genomic window containing:
- a CDS encoding sigma-70 family RNA polymerase sigma factor, translated to MGQELFNANMDLAYFILRRYFPWYGNDEDAKQICLIGLWKASEKFNPDKGFEFSTFAARVIMNQMRMFLRDQRKRNKIKYVDNIAYFEGEQFDVLETIPDKYEGEVSLGFCFKELSEKLNERETQVLQLKIKGYNQTEIGNRLNLSQVTVSRCLKRIVSKL
- a CDS encoding cold-shock protein, encoding MNNGTVKWFNADKGFGFITPANGGEDVFVHFSSIQTNGFKSLNEGQAVTFDTEADPRDSRKTRAVNVCAN
- a CDS encoding copper amine oxidase N-terminal domain-containing protein, encoding MKYQRLKNMILGAMVATLIVGTAPTAFAKESKMNIPVSFNNIKVVIDGKELKTDKEPFTYEGTTYLPVRAVAEAVGKDVKWDSKTQTVILGEASQIANKSETKTVSRTIGNLSFAVPETWKEEKADESFTYYLNDGVILMESWRDSEYDELENGEIDGFLTGFLKSDKAIDSNSNKYNKKNFTIGDIKGKKVDINVEKQYNGVNVKVKSGYFIESGANIVFVMYCSTKDSSESDKQLENMIASFKQK
- a CDS encoding terminase small subunit, coding for MVLLTEKQKRFADEYLIDLNATRAYKVAYPNVKKDDVAAQAGSRLLRNVKVSAYIEKRIKEREKRTEITQDMVLRELASIGFANGSDFAKVIEKIAKDEFGNTIIDPETGNPLKYKTVDLTLTDELPEEKKRALAGIKHGKYGVVVETCDKVKALELLGKHLGMFEKSDNYQEALEKLDVILEGINHAAK
- a CDS encoding PBSX family phage terminase large subunit, coding for MQLSDKQKEFWNNAESRWNVKSGATRSGKTYMDYYVIPKRIRAVVGKDGLVVILGNTKGTLQRNIIEPLQNIWGMQLVSDIRSDNTAMLFGEKCYCLGADKINQVNRIRGSSIKYCYGDEVVTWHPDVFNMLKSRLDKSYSKFDGTCNPEGPNHWFHKFLQSDADLYLQQYTIDDNPFNSKEFVENLKKEYKGTIFYDRYILGLWVAAEGAIYRLFADDTERFILKEKPKVAFATIGVDFGGNGSAHAFSCTGFTQSMKEVVTLEEYYRKEIISPTQLEQDFVDFVEMCKSKYKVAEAYCDSAETTLIQGLRNACAKKGIAISIKSAMKKEVNDRVRFYCRLMSSDRYKISKNCIYTIEAFRTALWDSKYITKDKRLDDGTTNIDSLDAQEYSTEPYMKAIMSI
- a CDS encoding phage portal protein; the encoded protein is MQAILQYLSREGYDSVDNSYYAKIALWLSWYKGKVVQFHNYRQYNGMKKINRTRKTLGMAKKVCEDWANLELNEKVSIVIDNQSINNAVHDVLEANNFRIKGNQLLEIAYALGTGAFVEYLDGEKICIDYIRASMIYPLQWDNGEILSCAFASERVNGKKKLVYLNIHERQENGFYIIKNRMFERNGNNLTAVELPEGLVEEYNTGSSVPWFQVITPNIVNNVDLDCPMGVSVYANAIDQLEGVDLVYDSYLNEFRLGKKRIIVPNTMARMMIEDSGTVGPLFDDNDTEFYSLGIEGEENQKIQEINMEIRADAHEKAISRALSLLSDKCGLGEDRYKFENSGLKTATEVVSEKSELYQNLRKHELILEGALIHLVKAIATMLGYRNEIQVTINFDDSIIEDTAAEKQQFLQEIRDGIRQRWEYRVRFFGETEEEAKVNVTDSQSNNMLMGFGDE
- a CDS encoding phage minor capsid protein; this translates as MLKPKYIEQLPENLIELYSQLEQDILADMARRLSTYDYYIPAAQWQRDKLIELGNFEDWIIKALASRTGMTQEEIKALMEEAGMKALKFDDRIYKAAGLNVPPISASPALLDVINTGIRKTNGLFENLTNTTAGTATKQLENALDRAYMQIISGAFDKETSVRNAIKDLARYGVGSITYPTGKIDSLETAVRRAVVTGVNQTALKLQEARAEQMGSDLVETTAHAGARPSHAEWQGKVFSLSGKSKKYPDFKSSTGYGTGAGLGGWNCRHSFYPYLEGSPRAYTNDELKGYNSKNVEYNRKKMTEYEASLQQRSIERNIRRWKREKKAMEAAGLPTEEASAKISKWQAAQRDFIDQTGLKRQYNREQIYTNGVVKSGKDSIIRLNKDAEEYLKTLDFSQMDRYKGKLSNRAVRKWYKHHDESILSSIDQQLPLEERARKACSLRIQYREQARQLMRDEVARKELQEKFPSRTFEQLVAHKKKKYGLSDEEAYQDILRSSQTTNKDFDEKAGV
- a CDS encoding phage scaffolding protein, producing the protein MKRDFLEGMGLSKENVDSIMAENGKDIKAVQDELTTANTTITTLKNTVAKFDGVDIEKLKGDAATWEKKYNDDIHALKLNSALETALVGAKVRDAKAVKPFLNMELIKLDGDKLLGFEEQLKSVKETKGFLFEEDIKPAFKTGIKQSGTDGGNDKKEEANAALRAAFGKGE